A part of Balneola sp. genomic DNA contains:
- the hisC gene encoding histidinol-phosphate transaminase, translating into MTTKTGKSLVPSNIETLKPYVAGKTIAEVADLYKPDKIAKLASNENRLGCSPKVKAAIDEAFQQIQDYPDPIARKLRAAIAERNGVKSENVLLASGSESIISILCKTFFLNKENAITAAATFVGFFVQIGVRGVHLKKIPVTSDYKYDVKAIANAIDERTKMVYIANPNNPTGTYINKDEFEWFMQQVPDDVLVVMDEAYFEYAKDVEDYPHSLDYDYDNIIVLRTFSKAYGLAGFRVGYAIADEHLISTMMKTKLTFEPTTLGQAGALAAFHDDEFLKKSVEVVEESKKRLYSFFDEHEVNYRKSISNSVMMILPSEQEAIDFTQNMLEKGVILRRINAFGLPSCIRITVGLSEEMDHFEQSFLEVTKK; encoded by the coding sequence ATGACTACAAAAACTGGTAAATCGTTAGTACCCAGTAATATAGAAACTCTTAAACCCTACGTGGCGGGCAAAACAATAGCGGAAGTTGCTGATCTTTACAAACCCGACAAAATTGCCAAACTTGCTTCCAATGAAAACCGGTTAGGTTGTAGTCCAAAGGTAAAGGCGGCTATAGATGAAGCTTTTCAACAAATTCAGGATTATCCCGATCCCATAGCTCGGAAGCTCAGAGCAGCCATCGCCGAACGAAATGGAGTGAAGAGTGAAAATGTGCTGTTGGCTTCCGGTTCTGAAAGCATTATTTCCATTTTGTGTAAAACTTTTTTCTTGAATAAAGAGAATGCGATTACGGCGGCAGCGACTTTTGTAGGCTTTTTTGTCCAGATTGGCGTCCGTGGTGTTCATCTCAAAAAAATTCCGGTCACTTCAGATTATAAGTACGATGTGAAAGCCATAGCCAATGCGATTGATGAACGGACTAAGATGGTGTATATCGCGAATCCTAATAATCCGACTGGCACCTATATCAATAAGGATGAATTTGAGTGGTTCATGCAGCAGGTTCCGGATGATGTGCTGGTTGTAATGGATGAAGCATATTTTGAATATGCCAAAGATGTTGAAGATTACCCACATTCATTGGATTACGATTATGACAATATCATTGTATTGAGGACTTTCTCGAAAGCATACGGACTTGCAGGATTCAGAGTCGGATATGCCATTGCTGATGAACATCTCATTTCAACAATGATGAAAACTAAGCTCACGTTTGAGCCTACAACTTTGGGTCAGGCTGGAGCTTTGGCAGCTTTTCATGATGATGAATTTCTGAAGAAAAGCGTAGAAGTTGTAGAAGAGAGCAAGAAAAGGCTGTATTCATTTTTTGATGAGCACGAGGTGAACTACAGGAAATCCATCTCTAATTCGGTGATGATGATTTTACCATCAGAACAAGAAGCGATTGATTTCACTCAAAATATGCTGGAAAAGGGAGTTATCCTCAGAAGAATAAATGCATTTGGGTTGCCAAGCTGTATTCGTATTACGGTTGGACTTTCAGAAGAAATGGATCATTTTGAGCAATCATTTTTAGAAGTAACTAAGAAGTAA
- a CDS encoding short-chain dehydrogenase gives MSKTILITGASRGIGYQTALKLASENHTVIATARSQDKLKQLSKEADNGTIISVPADLTEPGDIEKLVTAVEEAGDLDGLINNAGALYLKDFMDTEIEDFQKLMDVNVFGIVRITKAMKAHLKKGSHIVNISSMSGYQGSSKFAGLSAYSAAKAAVVGLSEVMSAEFTQDEIAVNCLCLGAVQTEMLAQAFPGFDAPVSPKQMGAYIADFVLNAHQFYNGKVLPVALNDPG, from the coding sequence ATGAGTAAGACGATATTAATCACAGGCGCCAGCCGCGGTATAGGATATCAAACCGCATTAAAGCTGGCTTCCGAAAATCATACCGTAATAGCTACAGCCCGTTCACAAGATAAGCTTAAACAATTATCTAAGGAAGCAGATAACGGAACTATTATTTCGGTACCTGCAGATTTAACCGAACCCGGGGATATCGAAAAGCTTGTCACTGCTGTTGAAGAAGCCGGTGACCTGGATGGATTGATCAACAATGCCGGAGCCCTTTATCTCAAAGACTTTATGGATACTGAAATAGAAGACTTCCAAAAACTCATGGATGTGAATGTTTTCGGTATTGTCCGTATAACAAAAGCCATGAAAGCTCACCTCAAGAAAGGGAGTCATATCGTAAACATTTCAAGCATGTCCGGATATCAGGGAAGTTCAAAATTTGCCGGTCTTTCTGCTTATAGCGCAGCTAAAGCAGCTGTTGTAGGTTTATCTGAAGTGATGAGCGCTGAATTTACTCAAGATGAAATTGCGGTAAACTGCCTCTGCCTGGGAGCTGTACAAACCGAGATGCTCGCTCAAGCTTTTCCGGGATTTGACGCCCCTGTTTCCCCTAAACAAATGGGAGCCTATATAGCTGATTTTGTATTAAATGCTCATCAGTTTTATAATGGGAAAGTTCTGCCTGTTGCCTTGAATGATCCCGGGTAG
- a CDS encoding NAD-dependent protein deacylase, with protein sequence MPKQKIVVISGAGISAESGLATFRDSGGLWEGYDINEVASIQGWQKDPENVQNFYNLRRKQAAEAHPNDAHKALADLEEHFEVSIVTQNVDDLHERGGSTQVLHLHGELRKARSEEDESLVVDVGSESIAMGDLAEDGAQLRPHVVWFGEMVPMMEPAAIEVSKADVLVVVGTSLVVYPAASLIDYADAGIPKFIIDPSDPQLWDREGWTHFKENAGTGVNKLAEKLKNEYLQ encoded by the coding sequence ATGCCTAAACAGAAAATTGTAGTTATTAGCGGGGCCGGAATAAGTGCAGAGAGCGGCCTTGCTACATTTCGCGATTCCGGTGGTCTGTGGGAAGGTTACGATATCAACGAAGTAGCTTCTATTCAAGGCTGGCAAAAAGATCCCGAAAACGTTCAGAACTTCTATAACCTTCGGCGAAAGCAAGCGGCTGAAGCCCATCCGAATGACGCGCATAAAGCTTTAGCAGATTTGGAAGAGCATTTTGAGGTATCGATTGTAACTCAGAATGTTGATGACCTTCACGAACGAGGCGGGTCAACACAGGTTTTGCATTTGCATGGTGAACTCAGGAAAGCACGAAGTGAAGAAGACGAGTCTTTAGTAGTTGATGTCGGTTCAGAGTCGATAGCGATGGGCGATTTGGCAGAAGACGGAGCTCAGCTCAGGCCACATGTAGTTTGGTTTGGTGAGATGGTTCCAATGATGGAGCCGGCAGCAATAGAAGTTTCCAAAGCAGATGTTTTAGTAGTGGTTGGAACTTCTTTAGTGGTTTATCCTGCAGCAAGTTTAATTGATTATGCTGATGCAGGAATACCGAAATTTATTATTGATCCTTCCGATCCGCAGTTATGGGATCGGGAAGGCTGGACTCACTTCAAGGAAAATGCAGGAACCGGAGTGAATAAATTAGCAGAAAAACTTAAAAACGAATACTTACAGTAA